One window of Thermocoleostomius sinensis A174 genomic DNA carries:
- a CDS encoding HAD family hydrolase: protein MGKTIFCDFDGPIVDVSDRYYSTYQQGLAHVQAVYASQEQSLPLHVLTKHQFWQMKQERTPDPEIAMRSGLQGQQIDLFLQQVKQMVNHPELLQQDQLQPGVKQALTQLYVEGVQLVLVTLRCQQQVRQLLRQYGIAHLFSQIHGATDEQAAYLNQAEHKTQLLAAAMTATSIEPHPEPYTPDRAGSTHAWMIGDTEADILAGQAVGISTIALTCGIRSQAYLQRFAPCQIHTDLATAVTSLLKTDRHNCLPKHVAA, encoded by the coding sequence ATGGGTAAAACAATCTTTTGCGATTTTGATGGCCCAATCGTCGATGTATCCGATCGGTACTACAGCACCTATCAACAGGGGTTGGCCCACGTTCAAGCAGTCTACGCTTCACAAGAACAGTCGCTTCCGCTCCATGTGCTGACAAAACACCAATTTTGGCAAATGAAACAGGAGCGCACCCCCGACCCTGAGATTGCAATGCGATCGGGGTTGCAAGGCCAGCAAATTGATCTGTTTTTGCAGCAGGTCAAACAAATGGTGAACCACCCTGAGTTGTTGCAGCAAGACCAGCTTCAACCCGGTGTAAAACAGGCATTGACGCAGCTTTATGTAGAAGGGGTGCAATTAGTGTTAGTAACACTGCGCTGTCAACAGCAAGTGCGACAATTGTTGCGTCAGTATGGCATCGCCCATCTTTTCAGTCAAATTCATGGAGCAACGGACGAGCAGGCTGCCTATCTCAACCAAGCAGAACACAAGACTCAATTACTGGCAGCCGCTATGACTGCAACTTCCATTGAACCTCATCCAGAGCCTTATACACCCGATCGCGCAGGTTCTACCCACGCTTGGATGATTGGCGATACCGAAGCCGATATTTTGGCAGGTCAGGCAGTGGGAATTTCCACGATCGCCCTTACCTGTGGCATTCGTAGCCAAGCCTATCTACAGCGCTTTGCTCCTTGCCAAATTCATACCGATTTAGCCACGGCCGTCACCTCCTTGCTAAAAACCGATCGCCATAATTGTCTTCCCAAGCATGTTGCTGCTTAG
- the mreD gene encoding rod shape-determining protein MreD translates to MNNSERSQSHPLALRALNWAVTVGSVLLCLLLLPTRLPGMELLAVGPNWLLIWVVAWSVKRMAFQGALAGLVLGFIQDGMTSPTPTHALSLAIVGILTARIQKQRYIREDFISIALIVFGMAVVAETIIAIQFSWQTFGSDAAQVNRNLGEIWVYHQQIALSSAILSSLWAPAIYYPLNRWWEQIGDLEKPQPPSKIIKAGQTLKRPITR, encoded by the coding sequence TTGAATAATTCAGAACGGTCACAATCGCATCCTCTGGCGCTGCGGGCTTTAAATTGGGCAGTGACAGTCGGTTCAGTTTTGCTTTGCTTACTGCTCTTGCCCACTCGATTGCCTGGTATGGAGCTTTTGGCGGTCGGCCCCAATTGGTTGTTGATTTGGGTCGTGGCTTGGAGTGTCAAGCGTATGGCATTTCAAGGGGCACTGGCTGGACTGGTTCTAGGTTTCATCCAAGACGGCATGACATCTCCGACACCAACCCATGCGCTGAGTTTAGCAATCGTCGGGATTCTCACTGCCCGTATTCAGAAGCAGCGGTACATCCGCGAAGATTTTATTTCGATCGCGCTGATTGTATTTGGTATGGCGGTTGTTGCTGAAACCATCATTGCCATTCAATTTAGTTGGCAAACTTTTGGATCAGATGCGGCCCAAGTGAACCGCAATTTAGGCGAAATTTGGGTCTATCATCAGCAAATTGCTCTCAGTTCTGCAATTCTCAGCAGTCTTTGGGCCCCAGCTATCTACTACCCTCTCAATCGCTGGTGGGAGCAAATTGGTGATTTAGAGAAGCCGCAGCCACCCAGCAAAATTATTAAAGCTGGGCAAACGCTCAAGCGCCCTATAACTCGCTAG
- the mreC gene encoding rod shape-determining protein MreC, translated as MYALHRWWDRYGIRIGLIGLALGAAWAIRQTQGAAVLELYQSLARPFMGEPAAEVETVRVQQLEQRLVELESQNRQLQELLGYRTENPGAGIVAPVIGRSADHWWQQVILGRGSRDGIEVGFIVSGNGGIIGRVTQVTPNTSRVLLISDPTSQVGVTISRSRFMGYIRGQAANRVIMEFFDKVPDVRPGDVVSTSSYSQLFPPGLPVGVVESINLNKSPAPEAVVALSAPISHLEWVVVSPNPKLDISREASELFQTDPGNELNRLGEQKQRAGESFLPE; from the coding sequence ATGTACGCACTGCATCGCTGGTGGGATCGATACGGGATTCGGATTGGGTTAATTGGCTTAGCCCTTGGCGCAGCTTGGGCAATTCGCCAAACCCAAGGGGCGGCTGTGTTGGAGCTATATCAGTCCTTGGCTCGACCCTTTATGGGTGAACCGGCGGCTGAGGTGGAAACCGTGCGAGTGCAGCAGTTGGAACAACGGCTAGTGGAATTAGAGAGCCAGAATCGTCAGCTTCAAGAACTGTTGGGCTACCGGACAGAAAATCCTGGTGCTGGTATCGTCGCTCCGGTGATTGGACGCAGTGCCGACCACTGGTGGCAGCAGGTGATTTTGGGGCGGGGCAGCCGTGACGGGATTGAGGTTGGTTTCATTGTTTCTGGCAACGGTGGCATCATTGGGCGGGTAACCCAGGTGACACCTAATACAAGCCGAGTCCTCTTAATTAGCGATCCTACCAGTCAAGTTGGGGTAACCATTAGCCGATCGCGCTTCATGGGCTATATTCGTGGGCAAGCCGCTAATCGAGTCATCATGGAGTTTTTTGATAAAGTTCCTGATGTGCGCCCTGGCGATGTTGTATCTACCTCTTCCTACAGCCAATTGTTTCCGCCAGGTTTGCCCGTTGGCGTGGTAGAGTCGATCAACCTAAACAAAAGTCCTGCCCCTGAAGCGGTGGTGGCGTTGTCGGCTCCCATCAGCCATTTGGAGTGGGTCGTGGTCTCTCCTAACCCCAAGCTTGATATTTCTAGGGAGGCGTCTGAACTGTTTCAGACAGATCCAGGGAATGAGTTAAATCGATTAGGAGAACAGAAACAACGTGCTGGAGAGTCGTTTTTGCCTGAGTAG
- a CDS encoding rod shape-determining protein — MGIDLGTANTLVYVSGKGIVLQEPSVVAIDQEDKVPLAVGEDAKKMLGRTPGNVVALRPLRDGVIADFDTAELMLKHFIRRVHEGRTGLIAPRIVIGIPSGVTGVERRAVMEAASQAGARDVYLIDEPVAAAIGAGLPVAEPTGNMIIDIGGGTTEVAVLSLQGTVLSESVRVAGDELSEAILNYMKKVHNLVIGERTAEEIKITIGSAYPLDDDDDILMDVRGLHLLSGLPRTVTVKGAEIREAMSEPLSVIIEAVKRTLERTPPELAADIIDRGIMLAGGGALLRGLDTLISHETGIVVHVAADPLSCVVLGTGRVLENFKQLERVFSGRSRNF, encoded by the coding sequence ATGGGTATCGACCTCGGTACCGCCAACACGCTTGTCTATGTGTCTGGTAAGGGCATTGTCCTGCAAGAGCCGTCTGTAGTAGCCATCGATCAAGAGGATAAAGTTCCCTTGGCCGTTGGTGAAGATGCAAAGAAGATGCTGGGACGAACGCCGGGCAATGTGGTGGCGTTGCGCCCCCTTCGTGATGGAGTTATTGCCGACTTCGATACCGCCGAGTTAATGTTGAAGCACTTTATTCGTCGGGTACATGAAGGACGCACGGGTTTAATCGCCCCTAGAATTGTCATTGGTATCCCCAGTGGGGTGACAGGTGTAGAACGACGAGCAGTGATGGAGGCTGCGTCCCAAGCGGGTGCTCGTGATGTGTACTTGATTGATGAACCTGTGGCAGCGGCAATCGGGGCAGGCCTACCTGTGGCAGAACCAACGGGCAATATGATTATTGACATTGGTGGTGGCACGACCGAAGTCGCTGTTCTAAGTTTGCAAGGCACTGTGCTGAGCGAGTCAGTTCGGGTCGCTGGCGATGAGTTAAGTGAAGCTATCCTTAACTACATGAAGAAGGTACACAACCTAGTGATTGGGGAGCGAACCGCTGAAGAAATCAAGATCACGATCGGCTCTGCCTATCCACTCGATGACGATGATGACATTTTGATGGATGTGCGCGGGTTGCACTTGCTCTCTGGTCTACCTCGGACAGTGACAGTGAAGGGAGCCGAGATTCGAGAAGCAATGTCAGAACCGCTATCGGTTATTATTGAAGCGGTCAAGCGCACTCTGGAGCGTACTCCTCCAGAATTGGCGGCTGATATTATCGATCGGGGCATCATGTTAGCAGGAGGTGGTGCGTTGCTACGAGGATTAGATACTCTAATCAGCCACGAAACTGGAATCGTGGTACATGTAGCGGCTGATCCGCTAAGCTGTGTGGTGTTGGGTACAGGGCGAGTTCTAGAGAACTTTAAGCAGTTAGAGCGGGTGTTCAGCGGTCGTTCTCGCAATTTCTAG
- a CDS encoding single-stranded DNA-binding protein → MSLNVVTLVGRAGRDPEVRYFESGSVVCKLTLAVDRARRNSDEPDWFTLEMWGKTAEVAANYVKKGSLIGITGALKFDRWQDRSTGAERTSPIIRVDQLRLLGSKRDNEAGMASFAGDDEF, encoded by the coding sequence ATGAGTCTTAATGTCGTTACATTAGTTGGGCGGGCTGGTCGAGATCCAGAAGTACGCTACTTTGAATCTGGAAGTGTGGTTTGCAAACTAACCTTAGCGGTCGATCGCGCCCGCCGCAACAGCGATGAGCCAGACTGGTTTACTCTAGAGATGTGGGGGAAAACAGCAGAAGTAGCGGCCAACTATGTCAAGAAAGGCAGCTTGATCGGCATTACAGGGGCACTGAAGTTCGATCGCTGGCAAGATCGCAGCACTGGAGCCGAACGTACTAGCCCCATAATTCGTGTAGATCAACTGCGATTGTTAGGTTCCAAGCGAGACAATGAAGCGGGAATGGCAAGCTTTGCAGGAGACGACGAGTTTTAA
- the psb35 gene encoding photosystem II assembly protein Psb35, with translation MTSLVAEVASQAPHFPISATLVLIVGFIAATTIGSIAWYNSKRPPGWEDKERPDIVPEVDSENPKV, from the coding sequence ATGACATCTTTAGTAGCAGAAGTAGCTTCGCAAGCTCCTCATTTCCCTATATCAGCTACACTAGTCCTTATTGTTGGTTTTATTGCAGCTACAACGATCGGTTCAATTGCCTGGTATAATTCCAAGCGCCCTCCGGGTTGGGAAGATAAAGAGCGCCCTGATATTGTTCCGGAAGTAGATTCTGAAAATCCGAAGGTGTAA
- a CDS encoding DUF1830 domain-containing protein yields the protein MFQPPHQVLSAFPKRHKHKILCSYNNTTPHIQIIKITNVRDFYFEKVVFPNQRILFDALPEAQLEVFTSELMQAIVTDRILCQELAVQQPETGNRLIISEANCLDNTSSFMGLSKISIKEDALF from the coding sequence ATGTTTCAGCCCCCGCATCAAGTCCTTTCCGCCTTTCCCAAACGCCACAAACACAAAATACTGTGTAGTTATAACAACACTACACCTCATATTCAAATCATTAAAATTACAAACGTTCGCGATTTCTATTTTGAGAAAGTAGTATTCCCTAATCAGCGTATTCTCTTTGATGCGTTGCCGGAAGCCCAACTTGAAGTATTCACAAGTGAACTGATGCAAGCGATTGTGACCGATCGCATCCTGTGCCAAGAATTAGCCGTACAACAGCCTGAAACTGGCAATAGATTGATCATTTCTGAAGCTAATTGCCTAGACAACACCTCTAGCTTCATGGGATTATCTAAGATCTCCATAAAGGAAGATGCTCTGTTCTAA
- the tal gene encoding transaldolase has translation MATDPLLKIRESGQSIWMDNLNRQLIQSGKLKQMVEAGKITGLTSNPAIFQKAISSSDLYDADIEAGIKAGRSPVEIYESLVFDDIRKACDIFQPVYEATDGLDGYVSIEVSPNLARDTQGTIDEARRFYQAIDRPNVMIKIPGTPEGFPAVEQVIADGINVNITLLFSVESYEKTAEAYMRGLERRVDQNQSIHKLASVASFFLSRIDTNVDDRIQERLRQVGTDTLNNEARLRQVLGKVAIANAKIAYQTFKKITASERWQRLAKQGANVQRLLWASTSTKNPDYNDVMYVNELVGRNTVNTLPPNTIDACEDHCEIMADRIESNISEAYQLIESLNDPDIAIDLDEVMDEVMQEGIDKFVQPFESLMQSIQDKVDQMTVAKS, from the coding sequence ATGGCAACTGATCCACTTCTCAAAATTCGGGAGTCTGGTCAAAGTATCTGGATGGATAACTTGAATCGTCAGCTAATTCAGTCTGGCAAATTAAAGCAAATGGTCGAGGCTGGTAAAATCACGGGTCTTACGTCAAATCCGGCCATTTTTCAGAAGGCGATATCTAGCAGCGATCTCTATGATGCAGATATAGAAGCAGGCATTAAAGCTGGACGATCGCCAGTGGAAATTTACGAGTCGCTAGTTTTCGATGATATTCGCAAAGCCTGTGATATTTTTCAACCCGTTTATGAAGCAACGGATGGGCTAGATGGCTACGTTAGTATTGAAGTGTCGCCAAACTTGGCACGAGATACGCAAGGCACGATCGATGAAGCTCGCCGCTTTTATCAAGCAATCGATCGACCGAATGTCATGATTAAAATTCCAGGTACACCGGAAGGTTTTCCTGCGGTTGAACAGGTAATTGCTGATGGCATCAACGTCAACATTACATTGCTATTCTCGGTAGAAAGCTATGAAAAGACCGCTGAAGCTTATATGCGAGGATTGGAGCGGCGGGTAGACCAGAATCAGTCCATCCACAAATTGGCCTCTGTGGCTAGTTTCTTCTTGAGCCGCATTGACACGAATGTGGACGATCGTATTCAAGAGCGGCTGAGGCAGGTGGGTACCGATACCCTTAATAATGAAGCGCGTTTGCGGCAAGTTTTGGGTAAAGTCGCCATTGCTAATGCCAAAATTGCTTACCAAACTTTCAAGAAGATCACTGCGAGCGAGCGTTGGCAACGGTTAGCTAAGCAGGGTGCAAATGTGCAGCGGCTACTGTGGGCTAGTACTAGCACTAAGAATCCCGACTATAACGATGTGATGTACGTCAATGAATTGGTGGGGCGCAATACAGTAAACACGTTGCCTCCAAATACGATCGATGCCTGTGAAGATCACTGTGAAATTATGGCCGATCGCATTGAGTCGAACATCTCAGAAGCCTATCAGTTGATTGAAAGCTTGAACGACCCAGATATTGCTATTGATCTCGATGAAGTTATGGATGAGGTCATGCAAGAAGGAATTGACAAGTTTGTACAACCCTTTGAGTCGCTGATGCAATCAATTCAAGACAAGGTTGATCAAATGACTGTGGCAAAGTCATAA
- a CDS encoding cytochrome c oxidase subunit II: MKQIPISLLTLVAGVVITLISIWVGQNHGLLPEQASEQAPLVDNLFNTMMIIATALFLVVEGALVAFMIMFRKREGDETDGEPIEGNLPLEAFWTAIPAIIVIGLGVYSVAVFQEMGGLNPGDHAVMAHGSPSTLVAQMPEGEPIAGDVMPLMAESEGTSSDEVRPYYGFGSPDQDQIKPADLVVNVTGMQYAWLFNYPGDNITTGELHVPVGRDVQLNLSAQDVIHSFWVPQFRLKQDAIPGLKTELRFVATKPGTYPVVCTELCGAYHGGMRSQVVVHPQEEFDQWLDENRVVAEQPVDSTVATNPADMSAIEFLAPVSQAMGIPTDALTHLHVAHDS, encoded by the coding sequence ATGAAGCAAATTCCTATTTCCTTGCTAACCCTTGTCGCAGGTGTTGTCATTACCCTAATTAGCATTTGGGTTGGTCAAAATCATGGTCTCCTGCCGGAGCAAGCCTCAGAGCAAGCTCCCCTGGTTGACAACCTGTTCAACACCATGATGATCATCGCTACTGCGCTATTTTTGGTTGTTGAAGGCGCGCTGGTGGCGTTTATGATCATGTTCCGCAAACGCGAAGGAGACGAAACGGACGGAGAACCGATCGAAGGAAACCTGCCCCTAGAGGCATTTTGGACAGCGATCCCAGCCATTATTGTGATTGGACTTGGCGTTTACAGCGTGGCGGTTTTCCAAGAAATGGGTGGATTAAACCCAGGGGATCATGCCGTCATGGCTCACGGTTCCCCCTCAACGCTGGTGGCACAAATGCCAGAAGGGGAGCCGATCGCTGGCGATGTAATGCCACTGATGGCAGAGTCCGAAGGCACATCTTCCGATGAGGTTCGTCCTTACTATGGTTTCGGTAGCCCTGATCAAGATCAAATCAAACCAGCAGATTTGGTCGTTAATGTCACTGGAATGCAGTACGCCTGGCTATTCAACTATCCGGGAGACAACATTACCACTGGAGAGCTACATGTACCCGTTGGTCGAGACGTGCAGTTGAATCTATCCGCTCAAGATGTGATTCACTCGTTTTGGGTTCCCCAGTTCCGCTTGAAGCAAGATGCGATTCCTGGTCTTAAAACCGAATTGCGATTTGTCGCTACTAAACCTGGAACCTATCCAGTCGTCTGCACGGAACTGTGTGGAGCTTATCACGGTGGCATGCGATCGCAGGTTGTTGTGCATCCTCAAGAAGAGTTTGATCAGTGGCTTGATGAAAATCGCGTAGTGGCGGAGCAACCCGTTGATTCAACAGTCGCTACGAATCCAGCTGACATGAGTGCCATCGAGTTTCTTGCACCTGTGTCTCAAGCCATGGGAATTCCTACCGATGCTCTGACTCATCTCCATGTCGCGCACGACTCTTAA
- the ctaD gene encoding cytochrome c oxidase subunit I codes for MTQAEVPVGSQVYTEHHTTHKAWKWYDYFTFNIDHKVIGIQYLVTTFIFYLIGGLMAVAMRTELATPDPDFLDPNLYNAFLTNHGTIMIFMWIVPASIGGFGNYLVPLMIGARDMAFPKLNALAFWMVPPAGLLLMGSFFFGGAQAGWTSYPPLSEITANTAQSMWILSLVLAGTSSILGSVNFVVTLVKMRVPSQKWDQLPLFCWAIFATSILALVSTPVLAVGLGLLLFDINFGTAFFKPEAGGQVVMYQHLFWFYSHPAVYLMILPIFGIMSEVIPVHARKPIFGYKAIAYSSLAICLVGLFVWVHHMFTSGTPPWMRLFFTISTLIVAVPTGVKIFSWVATLWGGKIRYTSAMLFAIGLLIMFVLGGLSGVTLGTAPVDIHVHDTYYVVAHFHYVLFGGSVFGIYAGIYHWFPKMTGRMMNETLGRIHFALTLIGANLTFLPMHELGLKGMPRRVAMYDPQFAHINVICTIGAFILAFSTVPFIINAIWSWRYGKKAGGNPWNALTLEWTTDSPPIIENWEVLPVVTHGPYDYGMNGHSANGNGYGEAIPPEPSATR; via the coding sequence ATGACCCAAGCAGAAGTACCCGTCGGTAGCCAAGTCTATACCGAACACCACACCACACATAAAGCGTGGAAGTGGTATGACTATTTCACCTTCAATATTGACCACAAGGTGATCGGAATTCAATACTTGGTGACGACCTTCATTTTTTACTTAATTGGAGGGCTGATGGCTGTTGCCATGCGCACGGAGTTAGCCACGCCCGATCCAGACTTCCTTGATCCCAATCTCTACAATGCCTTTCTCACCAACCACGGAACCATCATGATCTTCATGTGGATTGTTCCGGCATCGATTGGCGGCTTTGGTAACTACTTAGTACCGCTGATGATTGGTGCGCGAGATATGGCGTTTCCGAAACTGAATGCTCTGGCTTTTTGGATGGTGCCTCCCGCTGGGTTGCTGTTGATGGGCAGCTTCTTTTTCGGGGGGGCGCAAGCAGGCTGGACTTCTTATCCACCGCTGAGCGAAATCACTGCTAACACTGCCCAATCCATGTGGATTCTGTCGCTGGTACTAGCTGGAACGTCCTCCATTTTGGGTTCAGTGAACTTTGTCGTCACTCTGGTCAAAATGCGCGTTCCCAGCCAAAAATGGGATCAACTGCCACTGTTTTGCTGGGCAATTTTTGCCACGTCGATTCTGGCGCTGGTTTCTACCCCTGTCCTGGCAGTAGGACTAGGGCTGTTACTGTTCGACATCAACTTTGGCACGGCTTTCTTTAAACCCGAAGCCGGTGGACAGGTGGTGATGTATCAGCACTTGTTCTGGTTCTATTCCCACCCAGCCGTGTATCTGATGATTCTGCCGATATTCGGCATTATGTCGGAAGTGATTCCCGTTCACGCCCGTAAGCCCATCTTTGGTTACAAGGCGATCGCCTACTCCAGTTTGGCGATTTGCTTAGTGGGATTGTTCGTCTGGGTGCACCACATGTTTACCAGTGGTACACCACCCTGGATGCGCTTATTTTTCACCATCTCCACGTTGATTGTGGCTGTTCCCACAGGGGTGAAAATTTTCAGTTGGGTGGCTACCCTGTGGGGCGGTAAGATTCGCTATACCAGTGCCATGCTGTTTGCAATCGGTCTGCTGATTATGTTCGTGTTAGGTGGTTTAAGCGGTGTGACTCTGGGAACAGCCCCGGTAGACATTCACGTACACGACACCTATTATGTGGTGGCACACTTCCACTACGTTCTTTTTGGTGGCTCGGTGTTTGGTATCTATGCCGGTATCTATCACTGGTTTCCCAAAATGACCGGACGGATGATGAATGAAACGTTAGGACGCATTCACTTTGCATTGACGCTGATTGGTGCAAATCTAACTTTCCTGCCTATGCACGAATTGGGTCTGAAAGGAATGCCGCGTCGGGTTGCAATGTATGATCCGCAGTTTGCTCACATTAATGTCATCTGCACGATCGGTGCATTCATTCTGGCGTTCTCCACAGTCCCATTTATCATCAACGCCATTTGGAGTTGGAGATACGGTAAAAAAGCGGGCGGCAATCCTTGGAATGCATTGACCCTAGAGTGGACAACTGATTCTCCGCCCATTATCGAGAACTGGGAAGTATTGCCTGTTGTCACTCATGGTCCCTATGACTATGGCATGAATGGCCACAGTGCCAACGGCAATGGCTATGGTGAAGCTATTCCGCCAGAACCGTCTGCAACTCGATAA